One region of Anticarsia gemmatalis isolate Benzon Research Colony breed Stoneville strain chromosome 2, ilAntGemm2 primary, whole genome shotgun sequence genomic DNA includes:
- the LOC142982131 gene encoding replication factor C subunit 4 — MQAFLKTGKISASDKPSSSGLKGSTKKKPPAPWVEKYRPKTIDDIVDQGEVVQVLRECLSGGDLPHLLFYGPPGTGKTSAILAAARQLFGDITRDRVLELNASDERGIQVIRDKVKTFAQLTVSSTRPDGRPCPPYKLVILDEADSMTTAAQAALRRTMERETRTTRFCLICNYVSRIIPPITSRCSKFRFKPLARENVIKRLREICAAEGVDVGEGEVLHQAVDTCEGDLRRALTALQCCQRLLGKITADGLVEVTGLVPDKLVNEFLGIKNYSELEQFVEKFLMEAYSASQLLEQLSATVVIAGHLTNTQKCSISEKIAVCSHRLLDGGAEVMQLTDLGCTVIMANNNPNKMV; from the exons ATGCAAGCTTTCCTTAAAACTGGTAAAATATCAGCTTCAGACAAGCCCTCTTCATCTGGGCTCAAAGGTTCCACGAAGAAAAAACCGCCGGCACCATGGGTTGAGAAATA CCGACCGAAGACAATTGATGATATAGTAGACCAAGGGGAAGTGGTGCAAGTTCTAAGAGAGTGTTTATCAGGCGGAGATTTGCCACATTTGTTGTTTTACGGTCCGCCGGGTACCGGTAAAACGAGTGCGATTCTCGCAGCCGCGAGGCAGCTTTTTGGCGATATTACTCGTGATCGTGTGTTGGAGCTGAACGCGTCGGACGAGCGTGGTATTCAAGTGATCAGAGATAAGGTGAAGACCTTCGCTCAGTTGACTGTTAGCAGCACAAGACCTGA TGGTCGACCATGTCCTCCATACAAGCTAGTGATCCTGGACGAAGCCGACTCCATGACCACAGCAGCACAGGCTGCTCTGAGGCGAACCATGGAGAGAGAGACAAGGACAACACGGTTCTGTCTCATCTGCAACTATGTGTCCAGGATCATACCACCCATCACTAGCAGATGCTCCAAGTTCCGCTTCAAGCCTTTAGCTAGAGAGAATGTTATCAAGAG ATTGCGTGAAATCTGCGCGGCGGAAGGCGTGGACGTCGGCGAAGGTGAGGTCCTGCATCAGGCGGTGGACACGTGTGAAGGAGACTTGCGACGTGCACTCACCGCGCTGCAGTGCTGCCAGAGACTGCTCGGGAAGATCACTGCTGATGGACTTGTCGAG GTAACAGGGCTGGTACCTGATAAGTTGGTCAATGAGTTCCTGGGTATCAAGAATTACAGTGAACTAGAGCAGTTTGTAGAAAA GTTCCTAATGGAGGCGTACTCCGCATCCCAGCTGCTTGAACAACTCAGTGCTACAGTAGTAATAGCCGGGCACCTCACGAACACTCAGAAGTGTTCTATAAGCGAGAAGATAGCGGTGTGCTCGCACAGACTCCTCGACGGCGGCGCCGAAGTCATGCAGCTAACGGACCTAGGGTGCACTGTCATTATGGCCAATAATAATCCTAATAAGATGGTATAA